CGACACGGCATCCAGACCCTCGGCATCGGCGATCCGGATGGCCGCCTCGGCGATGCCGGTCAAGGTGACCGCCGGCTTGGGCCCCCGGCTCGGTGGCTGCGGGGTGCCCCAGAGCAGTTCCGTCATCGTCGTCCTTCCGTTTCCGACCGAACTGTGTCTACCATACACTTTATTGTGTCCGCCGGACACAGATTGGAGTTCGCAGTGAAGGTACTGGTGTCAGGTGCGAGTGTCGCGGGGCCGTCGGTGGCGTTGTGGCTGGGGCAATGTGGCCATCAGGTGACCGTGGTGGAGATTGCGCCGGCCTTGCGCCGCGGTGGTTACGCGGTGGACTTCCGGGGTGAGGTGAACAAGGCCGTGCTGCGCAAGATGGGCGTGCTGGAAGACCTCCGGGCCGCGCAGACGGGCGGGACGGCGATGCGGTTCGTCGACGCGTCGGACCGGCAGGTGATGCGGCTGCCGGTGGAGTTCGCGGGTGGCGAACTGGAGGTGTTGCGGGCCGATCTGTCGCGGATCCTGTTCGAGCACAGTCGCGACATCGCGGAGTACCGCTTCGGCGACTCGATCGCGAGCCTGGCCGAGCACGCCGGGGGAGTGGAGGTGCGCTTCAGGAGTGGCATCGAGGAGACGTACGACCTGGTGATCGGTGCGGACGGGATGCATTCCGCGGTACGCCGGTTGGCGTTCCCGGCGCAGGCAGTGACCGAGCGGCATCTCGGGTACTACGTGGCGGGCTGGGAGGTGCCGAACACGTGGGGTTTGACCGGGGACACCTTGCTGTACAACGTGCCTGGGAAGCTCGCGAGTGTCGGGCCCGATCGCCGGGATCCCGGGCTCGCGCAGACCTTGTTCGTCTTCAAGTCGCCCGTGCTGAGCTACCACCGGCATGATCTGGACGAACAGAAGGCGATCCTGCGGCGCGCGTTCGGCGGGCTCGGCTGGCGGGTCCCGGAGCTGCTCGATGCGTTGCCTGCAGCAACGGAGTTGTACTTCGACGCGATCGGGCGGGTGCACGTGGATCGGTGGTCGACTGGGCGGACGGTTCTGCTCGGGGACGCCGGTTACGGCGCGACCTTCGGTGCACTGGGGACCGGTACAGCCGTCGTCGGCGCCTATGTCCTGGCAGGGGAGCTGGCGGCTGCCGATGGCGACTACGCGGCCGCGTTCGCGCGGTACGAGGCTCGGCTGCGCAAAGCGGTTCAGGCGACGCAGGACGGCAGCCGGGCCGGTCAGTTCATGGCGCCTGCGAGCCGGTTGGGGATCGCCGCTCGCAACCGGATGCTCAACACCCGCTTCTTCCTCGACCAGATGCTGAAGATGGCTCAGCGGATGAGCAACCTGATCGACCTTCCGGCGTACCCGGAGCTGGATCAGCTCAGCAGTGGGAGCTTGCGCAGGAACGACTCCCAGGAGTCCGGGAACCAGCCCGGGACGCCGAGGACGGCCAGGTAGAGCCAGATGGCCACCACCACGCAGACGACCAGGGCCAGGGTGCCGAGGGCTTTCAGCCAGGCCGGCTGACGGCCGGTCCAGGCGGTGAGTTGTTTGACCCAGTCCTTGACCTTGAGCAGGACGCGCTGGGCCCATTCGAACTCGCTGGCCAGGACGGCGAGGCCGGCGATGAACAGCGGGATACCACCGGGACCGGGCAACCACCCGGTCAGCGGAGCCGCGATGATGAGCAGGGTGCCGAGCACACCGACGCCGATCCGGTAGAACAGCAGCTTGCGCGGGTTCGCACGGATCTTGCGCCGCCACTCCCAGCGATCGTCCTGGGCGTCCAGCGTGATGTTGTCGTCCGTGCGGTCCGGACTGGTCTGCTCGGCCACATCCAAAGCCTACGTGGTCGAAGGACTAGGTCCACGGAAGCGTCGACAGACCCGCCTTTCCTGAGCTCAGCCACCCGCCGGGCTCAGGCTGTCGGCGGTTCAGGCGTTGGCCGGCTTGCCGAACTCCCAGTGCCACGGCTCTTCGCGCCCGCCGCCCTGGTTGGCCCAGGACGGGTGCACCCAGCCGAAAGCAGGGGCGTGGGACAACATCCATTGGTACTGCGCGGTCCCGAAGTGGTCGATGCCGCCGCACAGGTCGACGGCCACCCCCCAACCGTGGTTCGACGTACCGGGCAGGGCGGCCAGGGACGGCTTGCGACCGTACAGGTCGACCTGCGAGGCGTACGAGCGATAGGAGTCCGTGATGCACAGCGTCTTGCCGAACTGGCCCTTGTAGGCGCTCGCGAGCTGCTGGTACGCCGCGGCCGCGTCGCAGCGCAGCATGTGGCCCGAGCCGCCGCTGATGCCGCACAACTTGTCGGCCGGGATCATGCCGTTGCTGTAGCCACCCCAGCCGGTGCTGGTGCTACCGGTCGCGAGGAACGGCATCGGGTTCACCGTGTCACCGCCGAGGTGGACCTCGAAGTGCAGGTGCGGCCCGGTCGAGTTGCCCTCGGTGCCGACGGCACCTATCTGTTGGCCCGCGACGACGTGCGCGCCGTCGGCGACGGTGATCGTGCTGAGATGCGCATACAGCGTCTCGAGCCCGTTGCCGTGGTCGATCCGGACCAGGTTGCCCGCCCACGCCGGGTGCTCGATCCGCACCGTTCCGGCGGTGACCGCGCGAACCGTCGTACCGACCGGGGCCACGAAGTCCTGGCCGGTGTGGAAACCGGAGGCCCACAGCGGTCCGGCCTGGCCGAACGGCGTACCGATCTCGTACTGGCCTTCGGAGATCGGCCACGTCCAGGCACCGGTGCCGACGTCGTAGGAGGTGGCGGTGTTGCCGCAGCGGAACTGGTACGCCTGGGTGGTCGACGCGGGCGGCCGCTGGGGTTTGGTCGGCTGGCCGAGCGTCGGGCGCAGGGCGGCGTACAGGTTGTCGGGGACGTTCGTGACGGTGACGGAGCCCTTGGCCTCGTCGGCGGCGATCATCTCGTTGCCGTCGAGGGCGACGCCGATGTGGAACAGGCCGATCGACCGGTTGCCGATCAGCAGCAGGTCGCCCGGCTGGATCGATGCCGTCGGCACCTTCTGGTAGTTCGGGTAGACCTTGCTGATCAGGTTCGGCAGTTTCGCGTACGGCTGCCAGGCGACCCTGGCCGCGCCGAGGCAGCCGAACTTGTCGGGGCCGGTGGCGCCGACGCCGTACGGCTTGCCGAGCAGGCTGAAGGCCTGGTTGACCGCGCGGATCGTCTCGGCGGACAGCACTCGGACCGTGCGGCCGCCGGAGACGACGGAGGCTGCGCCGGGGACGTTGTGGCCGGCGGCGACGTACGGCTTGAGGCCGGCCGGGAGCTTGGCGGGGTTCCTCATCGTGCCGGCAGCGGGAGGGATCACCTTGGTCGCGGCGAGGTCGGTCAGGTAGGCCTGCCACTTGGCGAAGGCTGCCGCGTTCCGGCTGTTCTGCAGTTGGCTGGACATCTGACTCGCACCGGCCAGGTCGGCCATCTGGTCCTGCATGGCGACCGAGGCTTCGGCGGCCTTGCTCTTCACCTCGAGGCCGAGGGTGCGGGCCGTTTGAGCGGCCTGATCGGCCGCCGCGCGCTTCCTGGCCGCGTCGTCGGCCGCGGTGCCCGCAGCGTTCTGCGCGGCGGTCGCCGCCTGGTACTGCGAGACCTGGGTGCTGCCGAGCTGCCGGATGGCCGCTTGGCGGTCTGCGATCTCCTGCAGGTTCTCCGCGATCGGAGCGAGCGACCACAGCATCGACTCCGTGCCGATCACTGTGGGGATGCCCAATTGGTAGGCCTGCGCGGTGACGAGACCGAGCTTGCGGCGCTCCACGTCGGAGACGCTCTTCTTGCCGGCGGCGTACTGCTCGGCCTTCTTCGCTGCTGCTTCGGTGGTCTGGACTGCCTTCAGCGCGTTCGTGTAGGCGATGGTCGTCTTGGCGAAGTCCGCCTGGATCGCCGCGGCTTCGGCCTGGAGTTGCTCGAGCGACCGCTTCACGTCGGTGACGGAGGCGGGCGGTGGAGGCGTGGGGTCGTCGGCGTAGGCGGCGTACGAGGGCAGTGCGACGACTGCCACCAGTGCGCCGATCACGGCGAGCCGCAGTCTGCGGCGATTCCCCAGCATCAGGCCCCCATCGTTGCTCCCAGGAAGCGCCTCACGCGTGCACGGAAGGAGAGCAGCCCCCGCGCCCGGCCCAGCGTATGCGGGTACGGGAGCAGAAGGAAGGCCTTGTCACCGACAGTGACGATGAGGCAGGACACACTCCGTTTTGGTGACCGCCGTCACGCGCCGCCCGGGAGGGGTCGGCCGGTGGCGCGGGGCACTGGTGCGACCGACTAGCATTTCCACCATGGCCTCGCACTTTGACGTTGTTGTCCTCGGCGCCGGCCCGGGTGGGTACGTCGCGGCGATCCGCGCCGCCCAGCTCGGGCTCAAGACCGCCATCATCGAGAAGAAGTACTGGGGCGGTGTCTGCCTGAACGTGGGCTGTATCCCGTCCAAGGCACTGCTTCGCAACGCCGAACTGGCGCACATCTTCAAAGCCGAGGCGAAGACCTTCGGCATCAGCGGCGAGGTGACCTTCGACTTCCCGACCGCGGTGCAGCGCAGCCGCAAGGTGGCCGACGGGCGCGTCAAGGGCGTGCACTTCCTGATGAAGAAGAACAACATCACCGAGTACGACGGCTGGGGCTCGTTCGTCGACGCCAACACCCTGGACGTCTCGCTGAACGACGGCCAGTCCGAGACCGTCACCTTCGACAACTGCATCATCGCGACCGGCGCGACCACCAAGCTGCTGCCGGGCACCCAGCTGAGCGACCGGGTCGTCACCTACGAAGAGCAGATCCTCACCGAGGAGCTCCCGGGCAGCATCGTCATCGCCGGCGCCGGTGCGATCGGTGTCGAGTTCGCGTACGTGCTGACCAACTACGGCGTCGACGTCACGATCGTCGAGTTCCTGGACCGGGTCGTGCCGCTCGAGGACGCCGAGGTCTCCAAGGAGCTCGCGAAGGCGTACAAGAAACTCGGCGTGAAGGTGCTGACCGGCACCCGGGTCGACTCGATCGACGACTCCGGCGACAAGGTCAAGGTCACCGTCACCGGCAAGGACGGCAACCAGCAGACGCTGGAGGCCGACAAGGTGCTGCAGGCGATCGGCTTCCAGCCGCGCGTCGACGGCTACGGGCTGGACAAGATCGGCGTCAAGCTGACCGAGCGCGGCGCGATCGACGTCGACGGGTTCCTGCGCACGAACGTGGAGAACATCTTCGCCATCGGCGACGTGAACGCGAAGCTGATGCTCGCGCACGCGGCCGAGGCGCAGGGCGTGATCGCGGCCGAGACGATCGCCGGGCACGAGACGATGGAACTCGACTACGTGATGATCCCGCGGGCCACGTTCTGCCAGCCGCAGATCGCCAGCTTCGGCTGGACCGAGGAGCAGGCCCGGCTGGAGGGCTTCGACGTCAAGGTCGCCAAGTTCCCGTTCACGGCGAACGGCAAGGCCCACGGCCTCGCCGACCCGAACGGCTTCGTCAAGGTGATCAGCGACGCGAAGTACGGCGAACTGCTCGGCGCCCACCTGATCGGCCCCGAGGTCACCGAGCTCCTCCCCGAGCTCACCCTGGCCCAGAAGTGGGACCTGACCACCAAGGAACTGGCCCGCAACGTCCACGCCCACCCCACCCTCTCCGAGGCCCTTCAAGAAGCCTTCCACGGCCTCGAAGGCCACATGATCAACTTCTGATCCCAGCCCGAAACCACGAACGGCCACCGGCTCCCCGGTGGCCGTTCGTCGTCATACCGGCCGTAGCCAGCTGCTGATCACGAGGTGCGGCCCGTACCGCGCACGCAGCTGCCCGGCCTGCTCCTCCGCAGCGGCGGCAACCACCAAGTGGAGTATCCCGCCCAAAGCCGACGACTGAAGAAGCTGGTCTCCGAGGTCGGTGCGCAAACTCTGCCGGAGCGTTTGAAGAGCCACTGGTTCCACCGGCACGAGCTCTGCCTCGTCAGGGGTCACCCTTCGCTCAGCAAACCCTCGGCCCTCCTCGCCCGGCATCGGCGGCTCGGTCAGAGTGAGAGCTTCACCGTCGTAGGTCCCGGTCAAGCGCAGCGTCGGCGTCATCACGGTCGTGTTGTGGACGACGGCCCCCTCGACCGTGCGCGGCTCCAGTCCGTTGACCGTTACGCCGGACCCTCCCGCGGGCGGGAGCGAGAGCTGGATGGTCCTACAGGCGAGCGGCGGACGCGGTGGCACCAGAAGCACCGGCGCATCGACGGTCCACAGTTGCCTCTCCATCGCACTGCCGTCCGTAGCTCCTAGCTGCTCCATTACCCGATAGTTGCCGTCAGTGACCTGCAAGGAAAGTGCTGACCTTCTTCACGAACTGAGTCGGGTCGTCGAGCCACGGGTAGTGGCCGGTTTTGGGCTGGACGGCGTACTGGGGGTTTGGGAAGACGTCGGCCAGGGCGGCTACCGCGGAGGGTGGGGAGTTGAGGTCGTACTCGCCGGCGAGGAGGAGGACCGGGTGGGGGAAGGCGGCCAACGCCGCGCGGGTGGTGGGTGGGTCGAAGGCGCCGTCGGAGACGAAGACGGCGAAGGCATCGGTGTTGCGGTGGTCCGCTTCGCCGGCGTGGTGGGCTTCGGCTGCCGCGTCCCAGCGGCCGTAGAAGAAGGGGGCGATGGACTTCATAGCGTCGGCCGTTGCGTTGCCGGCCATCATCGCGTTCAAGGCTGCTGATGCCTCGGGGTACCAGGGCTCGTCCTGGCGGAGCTCTGCGATCGCGGCCCGGGCGTCGCCCGGGACCTCGATGCCAGTGGCCAGGGCGCTCGGGGTGATGAGGGCGAGTTTGGCCACCCGGGCGGAGTGCTTCTCCAGATAGCGCTGCGCCAGGTTCGTCCCACCCGAGTGCGCCAGCAGGTCCAGTTGCTCGAGGCCGAGGTGTTGGCGCAGTGCCTCCACATCCCCGACGAGACGGTCGCACCGGTACGACGCGGGGTCTGCCGGTACGGCGGATCGCCCCGTTCCCCGCAGCTCGAACAGCACCAGTTGCCGATGCGCGGACAGCCCGCCGAGATCACCGAGGTACACCGTGTCCTGCATCCCACCGGGGATGCAGATCAGAGGTGGTCCCTCGCCGACCAGGTGGTAGCAGAGTTCTGTCCCATCGGGCGCGACAAAGGTAGGCACAGTCGCCCACCCTGTCAGCGCGCTCGAATCCCGTGCAACCGGATTGCGGCGACCAGCTCAGCGTTCGTCGCCCAGCACCGGTTTCACGTCGACGATCGGTGTGCCGTCGAGGGCTTCCAGGTCGCTGACCTGGATTCTGAGGCCGTCGATGGTGAGGATCCTGACGCGGTGCAGACCGACCGGGTTCGGCCGGTCGGGGGAGCGGGTGCTGAAGACGCCGGTCACCGGACGCGTGGAGTCGCCGCGGGGACGGACCGCCAGGACGGAGCGGTCGGCACGGTCGAACCAGGTGATGAGGAGGACCTCGTCCCCGACGGACAGGTGACTCAGCCCGTCACTCACCTCAGGCGTGAAGACGACCCATGCGTCCGGGCCGCCTTCATCTCCTTGACGGGGCGCGGTGGCCCGGTCGGTGAGCGGGGATTCCACGTGGCCGATCGGCCGCAGGACAAGCTGGTCTGACATCGAACTCAACCTCCGAATCGGTTAACCCTCAGCTCCAGGTTGACGGTAGGAAACGGTAAAGCGTGACGAGAGGTTGATCCGGAGTGTGGAGATGCAGCGCGAGGCCGGTCGGTGCTGCGAGGTCGACCAGGCCGGCGGCAGCGGCCGGTTCGAAGGGCAGCGGGGCCGTCGACCGGGTGCCGGGGGCAACGAGAAGCGGATGACCGGCGAAGGTGGTGGCGACGCCGTTGTGGACGTGGCCTGCGAGCAAGGCGGTGATCGGCTTGCCGCGCAGTACGTCGGCGAAGGCGTCACCGGACTTGAGGATCCACTGGTCCAGCACGGGGTGGTCCAGCTTGTTCGGCGGGTGGTGGAAGGCGACGAACAAAGGACCGTCGACCGGCTCGTCCAGTACGTCGGACAGCCACGCGAGCGACTCCTCGCTCAGCAGCCCGTAGTCCTCGCCCGGCACCGACGTGTCGAGCAGGACGAACCGCGCCGCACCGACGTCGTGCACCTGGTGAACGGGATGACCTGAACCGGCCGGCGTTCCGACGTACGACGCGAGGCCGGTCCGCAGCGGCGCGCTGACATCGTGGTTCCCAGGCAGCGCCAGCACCGGTACGTCGAGCGCCAGCTCGGCCGCGAACTCGGCGTACTCCTCGGCCAGCCCGTGGTCGGCGAGATCGCCGGTCACCAGGACGACATCGACCGGCCGGGAGAACTCGCGCAGGTAGGCCGTCACCTGACGCAGCCGGTCACGGGCATCAGCTGAACCGTCCAGGTGCGGGTCACTGAGATGGGCGATCACGAACATCAACGGCCTCCACGGCTCGAACTAATGGCAGACCGTCAACCTACCGTTAGACCAGCTCGCTGCCACCCGAATATTCACCGGCTGCCTCACGGCCCACTGACGCGCCGGGCCCAGACTTGGTCGGGCCGCCGAGGTCTGCGAGATTTGGCGGCATGGCTGAACAGGTGGATGTGGTCGTGATCGGGCTCGGCGTCGGTGGCGAGGAGGCGGCCGGCCGACTGGCCGAGGCGGGGCTGACCGTGGTCGGGCTGGATCCCCGGCTGGTCGGCGGCGAGTGCCCGTACTGGGGCTGCGTCCCGAGCAAGATGATGATCCGGGCCGCGAACCTGATCGCCGAGACCCGCCGCGTCGACGGCATGGCCGGCAAGGCGACTGTCGAGCCCGACTGGGCACCGGTCGCGCAGCGCATCCGCAAGGAGGCGACCGACGACTGGAACGACCAGGTCGCGGTGGACCGGCTGGTGAAGAAGGGCGTCACCTTCCTGCGCGAGCGCGGGACGATCACCGGCCCGGGTCGCGTGACGGCGGGCGATCGGGAGTTCGAGGCCTCCCGTGGCATCATCGTCGCGACCGGGACCGTGCCGTCGATCCCGCCGATCGAAGGGCTCGCCGGTACGCCGTACTGGACGAACCACGAGGCGATCGAGGCCGACACGCTGCCGGACTCGATCATCGTGCTCGGCGGCGGCGCGATCGGCCTCGAGTTGACCCAGGTGTTCGCGCGCTTCGGCGTACAGGTCACTGTGGTGGAGGGACTCGACCGGGTGCTCGCGCTGGAGGAGCCGGAGTCGAGCGAGCTGGCCCAGGCGGCGCTCGAGCGCGACGGCGTGACGTTCCGTACCGGCGTACAGGCCAAGCAGGTCGGCTACGACGACGGCACCTTCACACTGACATTGAGCGACGGCAGCACCGTTTCCGCCGAGAAGCTGCTGGTAGCAACGGGTCGGCGGGTGGACATCAAGGCGCTCGGTCTGGACACGGTCGGGATCGACCGTGACGCGCGGAGCATCGCCGTCGACGAGCACGTCCGCGCGGCCGACGGAGTCTGGGCGATCGGCGACGTCACCGGGGTCGGGGCCTTCACCCACACGGCGATGTATCAGGCGAACGTCGCCGTTTTCGACGTACTCCGAGCCGAAGGCGCGCCGCCGGCCGACTACCACGCGATGCCGCGCGTGACCTTCACGGATCCGGAGATCGGCGCGGTCGGGCAGACCGAGAAGCAGGCGCGCGACGCCGGCCTCGACGTCAGCACCGCGATCAGCCAGATCCCCTCGTCGTCGCGGGGCTGGATCCACAAGGCCGGCAACGAAGGATTCATCAAGCTTGTCGTCGACAACGACCGCGGCGTGCTGGTCGGGGCGACGAGTGCGGGCCCGACCGGTGGCGAGGTGCTCGGCGCGCTCGCGGTCGCCGTGCACGCAGCGGTCCCGGTTCACTCTCTGCAACAGATGATCTACGCATACCCGACCTTTCACCGTGCGATCGGAGATGCACTCAAAGCTCTGTAGCCCGCTCTGTTGCGATCGAGTCGCAACTGGCACCAGAATGTGGGCATGCACGTTCCCGACGGCTTCTTCGACGCGCCCACCTCGATCGCGACCGGACTGATTGCCGCCGGAGCCGTCGGGTTCAGCCTGCAGCGGGCCAACCGGGAGATCCGCGAGACCGGTCCCGCGCTGGCCGGCCTGACCGCGGCGTTCGTGTTCGCCGTGCAGATGGTGAACTTCCCGGTCGGCGCGGGCACGAGTGGGCACCTGCTCGGCGGTGCGCTGGCGGCCGCACTGGTCGGCCCGTGGACCGCGGTGCTGGTGATGTCGACCGTGCTGCTCGTGCAGGGTCTGCTCTTCGCCGACGGTGGCCTGACCGCGCTCGGGACGAACATCACCTTGATGGGTCTGGTCACCGTTGTCGTCGGCTACTTCGTCACCCGCGCGCTGCTGAAACTGCTGCCCAAGCGGGTCGGCAGCGTCGTCCCGGCGACGACGGTCGGCGCCTTGGTCTCGGTGCCGATCGCCGCGCTGGCCTTCACCGGTCTGTATGCGATCGGTGGCGCGGTCGACATCCCGCTCGGCAAGCTCGCGACGGCGATGGTCGGCTGGCACATCCTGGTCGGCATCGGCGAAGCGGTCATCACGGCGGCAGCTCTGAGCGCGGTGGTCGCGACCCGGCCCGATCTCGTCTACGCCGCTCGCCATCTGCAGCCGGACCTCGTCCT
The Kribbella voronezhensis DNA segment above includes these coding regions:
- a CDS encoding peptidoglycan DD-metalloendopeptidase family protein; this translates as MLGNRRRLRLAVIGALVAVVALPSYAAYADDPTPPPPASVTDVKRSLEQLQAEAAAIQADFAKTTIAYTNALKAVQTTEAAAKKAEQYAAGKKSVSDVERRKLGLVTAQAYQLGIPTVIGTESMLWSLAPIAENLQEIADRQAAIRQLGSTQVSQYQAATAAQNAAGTAADDAARKRAAADQAAQTARTLGLEVKSKAAEASVAMQDQMADLAGASQMSSQLQNSRNAAAFAKWQAYLTDLAATKVIPPAAGTMRNPAKLPAGLKPYVAAGHNVPGAASVVSGGRTVRVLSAETIRAVNQAFSLLGKPYGVGATGPDKFGCLGAARVAWQPYAKLPNLISKVYPNYQKVPTASIQPGDLLLIGNRSIGLFHIGVALDGNEMIAADEAKGSVTVTNVPDNLYAALRPTLGQPTKPQRPPASTTQAYQFRCGNTATSYDVGTGAWTWPISEGQYEIGTPFGQAGPLWASGFHTGQDFVAPVGTTVRAVTAGTVRIEHPAWAGNLVRIDHGNGLETLYAHLSTITVADGAHVVAGQQIGAVGTEGNSTGPHLHFEVHLGGDTVNPMPFLATGSTSTGWGGYSNGMIPADKLCGISGGSGHMLRCDAAAAYQQLASAYKGQFGKTLCITDSYRSYASQVDLYGRKPSLAALPGTSNHGWGVAVDLCGGIDHFGTAQYQWMLSHAPAFGWVHPSWANQGGGREEPWHWEFGKPANA
- a CDS encoding dihydrolipoyl dehydrogenase family protein, whose protein sequence is MAEQVDVVVIGLGVGGEEAAGRLAEAGLTVVGLDPRLVGGECPYWGCVPSKMMIRAANLIAETRRVDGMAGKATVEPDWAPVAQRIRKEATDDWNDQVAVDRLVKKGVTFLRERGTITGPGRVTAGDREFEASRGIIVATGTVPSIPPIEGLAGTPYWTNHEAIEADTLPDSIIVLGGGAIGLELTQVFARFGVQVTVVEGLDRVLALEEPESSELAQAALERDGVTFRTGVQAKQVGYDDGTFTLTLSDGSTVSAEKLLVATGRRVDIKALGLDTVGIDRDARSIAVDEHVRAADGVWAIGDVTGVGAFTHTAMYQANVAVFDVLRAEGAPPADYHAMPRVTFTDPEIGAVGQTEKQARDAGLDVSTAISQIPSSSRGWIHKAGNEGFIKLVVDNDRGVLVGATSAGPTGGEVLGALAVAVHAAVPVHSLQQMIYAYPTFHRAIGDALKAL
- a CDS encoding energy-coupling factor ABC transporter permease, which produces MHVPDGFFDAPTSIATGLIAAGAVGFSLQRANREIRETGPALAGLTAAFVFAVQMVNFPVGAGTSGHLLGGALAAALVGPWTAVLVMSTVLLVQGLLFADGGLTALGTNITLMGLVTVVVGYFVTRALLKLLPKRVGSVVPATTVGALVSVPIAALAFTGLYAIGGAVDIPLGKLATAMVGWHILVGIGEAVITAAALSAVVATRPDLVYAARHLQPDLVLVDADGNSSTVSPDRPIAARPAGRSLGVGIAATLVIAGVVSLFASAHPDGLEFVGARLGFEGAAKSSAVAGSPLADYGVSGIGNSQVSGALAGIIGVLVTIAVGLLIAKLASLRSARARS
- a CDS encoding alpha/beta fold hydrolase, which encodes MPTFVAPDGTELCYHLVGEGPPLICIPGGMQDTVYLGDLGGLSAHRQLVLFELRGTGRSAVPADPASYRCDRLVGDVEALRQHLGLEQLDLLAHSGGTNLAQRYLEKHSARVAKLALITPSALATGIEVPGDARAAIAELRQDEPWYPEASAALNAMMAGNATADAMKSIAPFFYGRWDAAAEAHHAGEADHRNTDAFAVFVSDGAFDPPTTRAALAAFPHPVLLLAGEYDLNSPPSAVAALADVFPNPQYAVQPKTGHYPWLDDPTQFVKKVSTFLAGH
- the tsaA gene encoding tRNA (N6-threonylcarbamoyladenosine(37)-N6)-methyltransferase TrmO; protein product: MSDQLVLRPIGHVESPLTDRATAPRQGDEGGPDAWVVFTPEVSDGLSHLSVGDEVLLITWFDRADRSVLAVRPRGDSTRPVTGVFSTRSPDRPNPVGLHRVRILTIDGLRIQVSDLEALDGTPIVDVKPVLGDER
- a CDS encoding FAD-dependent monooxygenase, which gives rise to MSGASVAGPSVALWLGQCGHQVTVVEIAPALRRGGYAVDFRGEVNKAVLRKMGVLEDLRAAQTGGTAMRFVDASDRQVMRLPVEFAGGELEVLRADLSRILFEHSRDIAEYRFGDSIASLAEHAGGVEVRFRSGIEETYDLVIGADGMHSAVRRLAFPAQAVTERHLGYYVAGWEVPNTWGLTGDTLLYNVPGKLASVGPDRRDPGLAQTLFVFKSPVLSYHRHDLDEQKAILRRAFGGLGWRVPELLDALPAATELYFDAIGRVHVDRWSTGRTVLLGDAGYGATFGALGTGTAVVGAYVLAGELAAADGDYAAAFARYEARLRKAVQATQDGSRAGQFMAPASRLGIAARNRMLNTRFFLDQMLKMAQRMSNLIDLPAYPELDQLSSGSLRRNDSQESGNQPGTPRTAR
- a CDS encoding metallophosphoesterase; translated protein: MFVIAHLSDPHLDGSADARDRLRQVTAYLREFSRPVDVVLVTGDLADHGLAEEYAEFAAELALDVPVLALPGNHDVSAPLRTGLASYVGTPAGSGHPVHQVHDVGAARFVLLDTSVPGEDYGLLSEESLAWLSDVLDEPVDGPLFVAFHHPPNKLDHPVLDQWILKSGDAFADVLRGKPITALLAGHVHNGVATTFAGHPLLVAPGTRSTAPLPFEPAAAAGLVDLAAPTGLALHLHTPDQPLVTLYRFLPSTWS
- the lpdA gene encoding dihydrolipoyl dehydrogenase gives rise to the protein MASHFDVVVLGAGPGGYVAAIRAAQLGLKTAIIEKKYWGGVCLNVGCIPSKALLRNAELAHIFKAEAKTFGISGEVTFDFPTAVQRSRKVADGRVKGVHFLMKKNNITEYDGWGSFVDANTLDVSLNDGQSETVTFDNCIIATGATTKLLPGTQLSDRVVTYEEQILTEELPGSIVIAGAGAIGVEFAYVLTNYGVDVTIVEFLDRVVPLEDAEVSKELAKAYKKLGVKVLTGTRVDSIDDSGDKVKVTVTGKDGNQQTLEADKVLQAIGFQPRVDGYGLDKIGVKLTERGAIDVDGFLRTNVENIFAIGDVNAKLMLAHAAEAQGVIAAETIAGHETMELDYVMIPRATFCQPQIASFGWTEEQARLEGFDVKVAKFPFTANGKAHGLADPNGFVKVISDAKYGELLGAHLIGPEVTELLPELTLAQKWDLTTKELARNVHAHPTLSEALQEAFHGLEGHMINF
- a CDS encoding PGPGW domain-containing protein, coding for MAEQTSPDRTDDNITLDAQDDRWEWRRKIRANPRKLLFYRIGVGVLGTLLIIAAPLTGWLPGPGGIPLFIAGLAVLASEFEWAQRVLLKVKDWVKQLTAWTGRQPAWLKALGTLALVVCVVVAIWLYLAVLGVPGWFPDSWESFLRKLPLLS